In Candidatus Bathyarchaeota archaeon, one genomic interval encodes:
- a CDS encoding helix-turn-helix transcriptional regulator produces MRTRIKELRARHNLTQEDLARKVGVRRETIHFIEKGEYNPSIKLAHDIAMALQTTLDDLFIFEDQ; encoded by the coding sequence TTGAGAACCCGAATCAAAGAACTCCGCGCCCGCCACAACCTAACCCAAGAGGACCTCGCCCGAAAAGTGGGCGTCCGCAGAGAAACCATCCACTTCATCGAGAAAGGCGAGTACAATCCCTCCATCAAGCTGGCACATGACATCGCCATGGCGTTGCAGACCACGCTTGATGACCTCTTCATCTTTGAGGACCAGTAG
- a CDS encoding GNAT family N-acetyltransferase, translating into MRTETDSIIINKVTAQNFNDFIGLVTALAQYEKLSPPNAEAQARLRRDCLCDEPKFHAYIAQISGRSVGYITYFFNYSTFLAQPTLYIEDIFVLEEYRGSGVGKNMFGFLKTQAKDAGCGRIEFTVLKWNRTAQQFYEKNGAEQLEWLFYRINQDRF; encoded by the coding sequence ATGCGCACAGAAACCGATTCCATCATCATCAATAAAGTCACTGCCCAAAACTTCAACGACTTCATAGGCTTAGTTACGGCGCTAGCCCAATACGAGAAGCTCTCACCCCCAAATGCAGAGGCACAGGCGAGACTGCGTCGGGACTGCCTATGCGATGAGCCAAAATTCCATGCTTACATAGCGCAAATCAGCGGCAGAAGCGTCGGCTACATCACTTACTTCTTTAACTACTCAACCTTTCTTGCCCAGCCCACCCTCTACATCGAAGACATCTTTGTGCTTGAAGAATACCGGGGCAGCGGCGTTGGCAAAAATATGTTTGGTTTCCTGAAAACTCAAGCTAAGGACGCGGGCTGCGGCAGAATCGAATTCACAGTCCTGAAATGGAACAGGACGGCACAGCAGTTCTACGAGAAAAACGGTGCAGAACAGCTGGAATGGCTCTTCTACCGAATTAATCAGGACAGATTTTAG
- a CDS encoding Lrp/AsnC ligand binding domain-containing protein: protein MPSAYVLFNVSPGAEEKVLEEARKTGGVENAYISYGVYDLIIKATAASQPELKELVTFKLRKIPHVTATLTLMLTDNKK, encoded by the coding sequence ATGCCCAGCGCATATGTACTGTTTAATGTCTCCCCCGGAGCTGAAGAGAAGGTTTTAGAGGAAGCTAGAAAAACAGGCGGAGTAGAGAACGCCTACATTTCATACGGAGTCTACGATCTAATAATCAAAGCCACCGCAGCGTCACAGCCGGAGCTAAAGGAACTGGTGACGTTTAAGCTTAGAAAAATCCCCCATGTCACCGCAACCCTAACGCTGATGCTGACCGACAACAAAAAATAG
- a CDS encoding citrate synthase (catalyzes the formation of citrate from acetyl-CoA and oxaloacetate) produces the protein MCEKEEKTVTRGLRDVHAAETRISFVDPKGKLYYLGYDIDDLVENVCYEEVAYLFFNKKLPNQKELDEFRQLLVSEMTLPDTTIETLQATPKSCHPMDVLRTEVSRLCQDDPDCCDNTLAANQKRAIRLVARVPTLVAALYRTRMNLQPLESQPNMGVAENFLYMFRGYEADGEEKNAIDRFMTLHADHGFNASTFAARVTASTNSDVYSAVTSAIGTLKGPLHGGASEKVMLMLDDINTEEEVEDYIQGMLDDQKKIMGFGHRIYKTEDPRTKHLRGIAEQLCHNKSNLTIYNLSIKIENVVHEKKKIFPNVDFYAAVTLNSLGVPSEFFTPFFASSRISGWVAHVLEQYEDAVLLRPSSHYVGEFGKPFLPINQR, from the coding sequence TTGTGTGAAAAAGAAGAGAAAACTGTAACCCGAGGACTACGCGATGTCCATGCAGCAGAAACAAGAATCAGCTTCGTGGACCCAAAAGGCAAACTCTACTATCTAGGCTACGATATAGATGATTTAGTAGAGAACGTCTGCTACGAAGAAGTCGCCTACCTATTCTTCAACAAGAAACTACCCAACCAAAAAGAACTCGACGAGTTCAGGCAACTGCTGGTCTCCGAGATGACACTGCCCGACACCACCATAGAAACCCTTCAGGCGACCCCAAAAAGCTGCCACCCCATGGATGTTCTACGCACCGAGGTTTCACGGCTCTGCCAAGATGACCCTGACTGCTGCGATAACACACTTGCGGCTAACCAGAAAAGAGCCATTCGCCTAGTTGCGCGTGTTCCAACTTTGGTGGCGGCGCTCTACAGAACCCGCATGAACCTGCAACCCCTCGAATCGCAACCTAACATGGGCGTCGCAGAAAACTTTCTCTACATGTTCCGCGGCTACGAGGCAGACGGCGAAGAGAAAAACGCCATTGACCGCTTCATGACGCTGCATGCCGACCACGGATTTAACGCCTCCACCTTTGCCGCCCGCGTCACCGCCAGCACCAACAGCGACGTGTACTCCGCGGTTACCTCCGCTATAGGTACGCTTAAGGGGCCTCTGCATGGCGGCGCCAGCGAGAAAGTCATGCTTATGCTCGACGACATAAACACCGAGGAAGAAGTGGAAGATTACATCCAAGGCATGCTGGATGACCAGAAAAAAATCATGGGGTTCGGCCACCGCATCTACAAGACCGAGGATCCCCGAACCAAGCATCTGCGGGGAATCGCTGAGCAACTCTGCCACAACAAAAGCAACCTAACCATCTACAACCTTTCCATAAAAATCGAAAACGTTGTCCACGAAAAGAAGAAGATTTTCCCCAACGTGGACTTCTATGCTGCAGTCACCCTTAACTCGCTGGGTGTGCCCTCAGAGTTTTTCACGCCGTTTTTTGCCTCCAGCCGCATCTCAGGATGGGTGGCTCATGTTCTTGAGCAGTATGAGGATGCAGTGCTGCTTAGGCCTTCCTCGCATTACGTTGGAGAATTCGGTAAACCCTTCCTCCCCATTAACCAGAGGTA
- the prf1 gene encoding peptide chain release factor aRF-1 encodes MADKISHFYGCQITTSYSAKQHKLRKLIAYLSDKTAPDKEYISLYLPANTPLEAALANLKANQATLQAGSERANSRLKDALKNLIQNLKLHSGVPTDGLVMFAGTFADEGGNAVLHMEELVPPSPVGAFLFAMDRVFLLEPLRDMLRDQRIVGFLALDAKQATLAMRRGDNLQMLESLTSGVAGKTGKGGQSQRRYERERDMQLTAYFHRVAEHAAKAFFEEQKATTLIVGGPGATKNEFLKGDFLHYELKNALLNVVDTQSACEDGVFEMMAKSSEALDSMCGPQEKKSMQRLETELSKENGLAAVGLDAVLEGLQRGEVEVALVTDNSDLVEINAVCKKCGLPKAKIVRKRDPTALQAFLGEPCVKCRGGEWEVVERDLVDVLEDAAVQTDARVEVVFTGSEEKARLSALGGVAALLRYRVG; translated from the coding sequence TTGGCGGATAAAATCAGCCACTTTTACGGTTGCCAGATTACAACCAGCTACTCCGCAAAGCAGCATAAACTCCGCAAACTCATCGCTTACCTCTCCGACAAAACAGCTCCAGATAAGGAGTACATCTCGCTTTACCTCCCAGCAAACACCCCCCTCGAAGCGGCGCTGGCAAACCTCAAAGCTAACCAAGCCACCCTACAAGCTGGTTCAGAACGCGCTAACTCCCGCCTAAAAGACGCCCTAAAAAACCTGATCCAGAATCTGAAACTGCACAGCGGCGTCCCCACAGATGGGCTGGTGATGTTTGCAGGAACCTTTGCTGATGAGGGCGGAAACGCAGTTTTACATATGGAGGAACTTGTGCCGCCTAGCCCCGTCGGCGCTTTCCTCTTTGCCATGGACAGAGTTTTCTTGCTGGAGCCGCTGCGGGATATGCTAAGGGATCAAAGAATCGTTGGTTTCCTGGCGTTGGATGCAAAGCAGGCTACGTTGGCGATGCGCAGAGGCGACAACCTGCAGATGCTAGAGTCACTTACATCGGGGGTTGCGGGTAAAACCGGGAAGGGCGGGCAGAGCCAACGCCGATATGAACGTGAACGCGACATGCAATTAACCGCCTACTTCCACCGCGTAGCCGAGCATGCAGCCAAGGCTTTTTTTGAGGAACAGAAAGCCACAACACTTATTGTTGGTGGTCCGGGAGCAACCAAAAATGAATTCCTCAAGGGCGACTTTCTGCACTACGAGCTGAAGAATGCTTTGTTAAATGTGGTTGATACGCAGTCGGCATGTGAAGACGGCGTTTTTGAGATGATGGCTAAATCCTCAGAAGCACTGGATAGCATGTGTGGGCCCCAAGAAAAAAAGAGCATGCAGCGCTTAGAGACGGAACTATCTAAGGAAAATGGATTAGCAGCTGTTGGGTTAGATGCTGTTTTGGAGGGGCTGCAGAGAGGCGAAGTTGAGGTGGCGCTGGTAACAGACAACTCGGACCTTGTTGAGATAAACGCAGTGTGCAAAAAATGTGGGTTACCCAAGGCAAAAATAGTCAGAAAACGCGATCCCACTGCCCTGCAGGCGTTTTTGGGTGAGCCCTGCGTGAAGTGCCGTGGTGGGGAGTGGGAGGTTGTTGAGAGGGACCTGGTGGATGTGCTTGAGGATGCGGCAGTGCAGACGGATGCACGGGTGGAAGTTGTTTTCACGGGTTCAGAGGAGAAGGCGCGGCTTTCGGCTTTGGGCGGTGTTGCGGCTTTGTTGCGTTATAGGGTAGGGTAG
- a CDS encoding AbrB/MazE/SpoVT family DNA-binding domain-containing protein, with protein sequence MTITDEPEVTTVSEKGQVVIPQSIRKELGIKPKNKFLVYGKGDTIIMKKLELPDLKKEWNDIFKLMDKKQLKISEQDIQKEVAAARKADD encoded by the coding sequence ATGACAATTACTGACGAGCCCGAAGTCACAACTGTAAGCGAAAAAGGTCAAGTAGTCATACCGCAATCCATACGCAAAGAACTCGGAATAAAACCCAAAAACAAGTTCCTCGTGTACGGCAAGGGAGACACTATAATTATGAAAAAACTGGAACTCCCCGACCTCAAAAAGGAATGGAACGACATCTTTAAGCTAATGGATAAAAAACAGCTAAAGATATCTGAGCAAGATATACAAAAAGAAGTCGCCGCCGCCCGAAAAGCAGATGACTAG
- a CDS encoding B12-binding domain-containing radical SAM protein: MPFKRILLVKPAGRKGLSFSFDLIPIGLEYIASYIKDAVDQVNIVDLELDNRKFQDIINRYSPDLVGITLSATEHNQSLRLAKTAKQNNLPVVVGGYHPTSVPELMLSHTEIDAVIRGEGEVAMKELVETGAFENVLGLSYKKNGKIIHNQTRKPIENLDTLPFPARYLRQYPYKSQDRVTDCDVIAMYRGCNGLCSFCCEPSMSQSCLRTRSPENVMKELLEMAEYHKGKPVNVMFADPHFMGNPKQVDRLCDLMMKHTLNMEFCALVRADAMAAHPQIVKKMCQVGIRRFEMGIESPNAKDLKATKKGITNKVHVEAVKNIRENGGRAGGTFVIGLPEQTEEEIRMFPVYAKEIGLTGAAFGIATPFPGTDFYKELDAQGLIFETDWNNFDEMHSVYTTKYLSKEKIEEMATYCMAKFWNLDTFFDHERVSQAVNKQKKTLVDFVQERIINLSFMTNNGTTLQKDHFEKHIATFLEAYIDPRVEMYTRQVGVHDILEMRRFLSLLGAQTIQCTLKLDDKTTSFVFKTSKTDVKYIRVIEGRQGNSTITFEVDLKWLSEPANSHMLNRLALALSGNLTTEKMWSTCRLFIALGVDVLAWNLQKIRKN; this comes from the coding sequence TTGCCGTTCAAGAGAATTCTGCTGGTGAAACCTGCTGGAAGGAAAGGGCTTAGTTTTTCTTTCGATCTGATACCTATCGGTTTAGAATACATAGCCTCATACATCAAAGACGCGGTGGATCAAGTCAACATAGTTGATCTTGAACTTGACAACAGAAAATTCCAAGACATCATCAACAGGTATAGTCCCGACCTAGTCGGGATCACCTTATCCGCCACTGAGCACAACCAAAGTCTACGCCTCGCAAAAACCGCTAAACAAAACAATTTACCCGTTGTGGTAGGCGGGTATCATCCGACAAGCGTTCCTGAACTGATGCTTTCACACACCGAAATCGACGCGGTTATCCGCGGCGAAGGCGAAGTCGCAATGAAAGAGCTTGTTGAAACAGGCGCCTTCGAGAATGTTTTAGGGCTATCTTACAAGAAGAACGGAAAAATAATCCACAACCAAACAAGAAAACCAATAGAAAACCTGGACACGCTTCCTTTTCCCGCTCGATATTTGAGGCAGTACCCTTACAAAAGCCAAGACCGAGTAACCGACTGCGACGTAATAGCCATGTATAGAGGCTGTAATGGACTCTGTAGTTTCTGCTGCGAACCAAGCATGAGCCAAAGCTGCCTTCGAACCAGGTCACCTGAAAACGTCATGAAAGAGCTTCTGGAGATGGCTGAGTATCATAAGGGAAAACCTGTAAACGTCATGTTTGCAGACCCGCACTTTATGGGTAACCCCAAACAGGTTGACCGCCTATGCGACTTGATGATGAAGCATACACTAAACATGGAGTTTTGTGCCCTAGTAAGGGCAGACGCTATGGCGGCGCATCCCCAGATCGTAAAGAAAATGTGCCAGGTGGGCATACGCCGATTTGAAATGGGGATAGAGAGTCCAAACGCTAAAGATTTAAAGGCGACAAAAAAAGGCATAACCAACAAGGTTCACGTCGAAGCCGTTAAAAACATACGGGAAAACGGCGGAAGGGCAGGCGGAACATTCGTTATAGGTTTACCTGAGCAAACAGAAGAAGAAATCCGCATGTTTCCTGTTTACGCTAAAGAAATCGGATTAACAGGAGCCGCCTTCGGAATCGCAACGCCTTTTCCCGGTACAGATTTCTACAAAGAGCTGGATGCGCAAGGATTAATTTTTGAGACTGACTGGAATAACTTTGATGAAATGCATTCAGTTTACACAACTAAATACTTGTCGAAAGAGAAAATTGAAGAAATGGCCACTTATTGTATGGCTAAATTCTGGAATCTCGACACATTCTTTGACCATGAAAGGGTTTCTCAAGCAGTAAATAAACAAAAAAAGACATTAGTGGATTTTGTTCAAGAACGAATAATTAATCTTAGTTTCATGACTAATAACGGAACCACCCTGCAGAAGGATCATTTTGAAAAACACATCGCTACGTTTCTTGAGGCATACATAGACCCACGCGTCGAAATGTATACTCGACAAGTTGGGGTGCATGACATCCTAGAAATGAGGCGTTTCCTAAGCCTTTTAGGTGCTCAGACAATTCAATGCACATTAAAACTTGATGATAAAACCACTAGTTTCGTTTTCAAAACTAGCAAAACAGATGTTAAGTACATACGGGTCATAGAGGGAAGACAAGGAAATTCAACGATTACTTTTGAGGTGGACCTCAAATGGCTAAGTGAACCAGCTAACTCACACATGCTTAACAGACTCGCGTTGGCGCTCTCAGGTAATTTAACAACCGAAAAAATGTGGAGCACCTGCAGGCTTTTCATCGCTCTCGGAGTTGATGTTTTGGCATGGAATCTTCAAAAAATAAGAAAAAATTAA
- a CDS encoding putative toxin-antitoxin system toxin component, PIN family yields the protein MLRAVLDTNVLVSAIISDGKARDLLKKAIADQYRIVTSDLILKELATVLQRPKFKTSPDQIKQVILAINRTADVITVKTRIKAVKVDPKDDMIIATAIDGKANLIVTGDSDLLTLKTFREVQIISIEEMLAYLSKNKANPVE from the coding sequence ATGCTCCGAGCCGTCCTCGACACAAACGTCTTGGTCAGCGCCATAATTTCTGATGGAAAAGCAAGAGACCTGCTGAAGAAGGCAATAGCAGACCAATATCGCATAGTTACATCTGATTTGATTCTAAAAGAACTCGCCACTGTTCTTCAGCGCCCAAAATTCAAAACAAGCCCGGACCAAATCAAACAAGTAATTCTCGCCATTAACAGAACAGCGGACGTTATAACGGTAAAAACAAGAATCAAAGCTGTCAAAGTTGACCCAAAAGACGATATGATTATTGCGACGGCAATCGATGGAAAAGCCAACCTAATTGTAACTGGAGATAGCGATCTATTAACGCTCAAGACATTTAGAGAAGTTCAGATAATCAGTATAGAAGAAATGCTTGCTTATCTTTCAAAGAATAAAGCGAATCCTGTGGAGTAG
- a CDS encoding toll/interleukin-1 receptor domain-containing protein, protein MSLEDFKKGWENQIAKIESEATGLDERAVQSIKLQFDIDRSYFEMVADRTTETSDVYMELTMLDARLNTALEAARSRNHAYKKDDTTKTPNIPGFGKVKLIRVASSKRFFISHSSKDETLIGLTNLAFKNNELQPYFAGKEIEAKNPVEKIIQAIDSSFALFAYITPNVVSDKHTRDWVNFELGAAKMKGLPIVCLIDENVSSQGSFPELVKNLTDYEKFDCTNQDSCIRIVNMIREKAAQLNSKQ, encoded by the coding sequence ATGTCTCTGGAAGATTTTAAGAAGGGTTGGGAGAACCAAATTGCTAAGATTGAGAGTGAAGCAACTGGACTCGATGAAAGGGCCGTTCAGTCTATAAAATTGCAGTTCGACATTGATAGAAGTTACTTTGAAATGGTTGCCGATAGAACAACTGAAACTTCAGATGTTTATATGGAACTAACCATGCTTGATGCTCGATTAAACACCGCTCTTGAAGCTGCTCGCTCTAGAAATCACGCATACAAAAAAGATGATACAACTAAGACACCAAATATCCCGGGTTTCGGAAAAGTGAAATTAATACGAGTGGCTAGTTCAAAAAGATTTTTTATATCCCACAGTTCTAAGGATGAGACACTTATAGGTCTTACAAATCTGGCTTTTAAGAATAATGAACTACAGCCTTATTTTGCAGGCAAAGAGATAGAAGCTAAGAATCCCGTTGAAAAAATTATTCAAGCCATTGATAGTTCTTTTGCTTTGTTTGCCTATATTACTCCAAACGTGGTAAGTGATAAGCACACTAGGGATTGGGTAAATTTTGAATTAGGTGCGGCTAAAATGAAAGGCTTGCCCATTGTTTGTTTAATTGATGAGAACGTTTCTAGTCAAGGTTCATTTCCTGAATTAGTCAAGAACCTCACTGACTATGAGAAGTTTGACTGTACTAATCAAGATAGTTGCATTCGCATTGTTAATATGATTCGTGAAAAAGCAGCTCAATTGAATAGCAAGCAATAG